From the genome of Bosea sp. Tri-49, one region includes:
- a CDS encoding 4a-hydroxytetrahydrobiopterin dehydratase, whose product MGHDRPKRLSPEARKEALSVLTGWRLVEGREAMSKRFVFRDFNEAFGWMSRVALLAEKLDHHPEWSNVYKTVEVTLSTHDAGGLTELDVRLARAMDAMAS is encoded by the coding sequence TTGGGACACGACCGGCCGAAACGCTTGAGTCCAGAGGCTCGCAAGGAGGCGTTGTCGGTCCTCACAGGCTGGAGGCTGGTCGAGGGCCGCGAGGCGATGAGCAAGCGCTTCGTCTTCCGCGACTTCAACGAGGCGTTCGGCTGGATGAGCCGGGTGGCGCTGCTCGCCGAGAAACTCGACCATCATCCGGAATGGTCGAATGTCTACAAGACGGTCGAGGTGACGCTATCGACGCATGATGCCGGCGGCTTGACCGAGCTCGACGTCAGGCTGGCACGCGCCATGGATGCGATGGCGAGCTAG
- a CDS encoding GNAT family N-acetyltransferase: protein MRARPVRTDADRPLSPDGRAAAGFSVEILTGRDAFLALKPEWDALFARAGLPHQLFQRHAFLRHWCDHYLVADDRLCLVIGREAGRLVMLWPLERRHRLGLVLVRLMGAPVAQFGDVLIEADPRREHWLERGWEALRRRGVDLVELRLVRDDGALGHCNRLGLTTPVVSQEAPFADLALRVAPDGPSLAYPGRDRSGYRRRLRRLAERGEIAFISIAPGREARALAEQAVAMKRESLVQHGVIAPTVADPRFARFFAELAADLDDEAGLRLSVVSCSGRPIGIDLSFDCKGRSFGHVIASDPGFEREGLGRVLVHHAFASARARGSSIFDLLAPADPYKQEHADGAVPVRDFTVPLSWRGQLACDFALPHLRPTLKAIAKRLPPSWVRRFAGPG, encoded by the coding sequence ATGCGCGCCAGACCCGTGCGTACGGATGCCGACAGACCGCTCTCGCCTGATGGCAGGGCAGCCGCCGGCTTTAGCGTCGAAATTCTGACCGGACGCGATGCCTTCCTGGCCCTGAAGCCGGAATGGGACGCACTCTTCGCCCGCGCCGGCCTGCCGCATCAGCTTTTCCAACGCCACGCCTTCCTGCGGCATTGGTGCGACCACTACCTTGTTGCCGATGATCGCCTTTGCCTTGTCATCGGTCGCGAGGCCGGGCGCCTGGTCATGCTCTGGCCGTTGGAACGCCGGCACCGCCTCGGCCTCGTACTGGTACGCTTGATGGGAGCGCCAGTCGCGCAATTCGGTGATGTCCTGATTGAGGCCGACCCGCGGCGCGAACACTGGCTGGAGCGCGGCTGGGAGGCGCTGCGCCGGCGCGGTGTCGATCTGGTCGAGCTGCGCCTCGTGCGGGACGACGGGGCGCTCGGCCACTGCAACCGACTTGGTCTGACTACTCCTGTGGTGAGCCAGGAGGCGCCGTTCGCCGATCTGGCCTTGCGCGTGGCACCAGACGGACCGAGCCTTGCCTATCCCGGGCGCGACCGTTCCGGCTACCGCCGTCGCCTGCGCCGCCTCGCGGAGCGCGGCGAAATCGCCTTCATCAGCATCGCGCCAGGCAGGGAAGCGCGCGCTTTGGCCGAACAGGCCGTCGCGATGAAACGGGAATCGCTCGTCCAACACGGCGTCATCGCACCCACAGTGGCGGATCCGCGTTTCGCTCGCTTCTTTGCGGAACTCGCTGCCGACCTGGATGACGAAGCGGGCCTGCGCCTCTCCGTCGTCAGCTGCAGCGGCCGTCCGATCGGGATCGACCTGTCATTCGATTGCAAGGGACGCAGTTTCGGCCACGTCATCGCCAGCGATCCGGGTTTCGAGCGGGAAGGTCTGGGCCGCGTGCTGGTTCACCACGCCTTCGCCAGCGCCAGGGCACGCGGCAGCTCGATCTTCGACCTGCTGGCCCCCGCCGACCCCTACAAGCAAGAACACGCCGACGGGGCGGTGCCGGTGCGCGATTTCACCGTGCCGCTGAGCTGGCGCGGACAGCTCGCCTGTGATTTCGCCCTGCCGCATCTGCGCCCGACGCTGAAGGCAATCGCCAAGCGACTGCCTCCAAGCTGGGTCAGGCGCTTCGCTGGTCCAGGCTAG
- a CDS encoding DUF6875 domain-containing protein, translated as MLDKVARTGEARDALLTFAQARADIAAEPQTNAALATLLSWVESYLMREHPDLGRTGAVCPFTRQAARIDTARLAICTAGPGEEERAFTLIRSCFGALDAIACKPGMAHFRTVIIGFPGCTDERGIAMLQRVQKRHKVYSLARGRMIGLMHETSEAPGLWNHDFRPLRAPLPVLAIRHMVEHDAPFAARHPLLLVPYLAKFRMAGGKRLIDHLRGQG; from the coding sequence ATGCTGGACAAGGTGGCGAGAACGGGGGAGGCGCGCGATGCGCTCCTGACCTTCGCGCAGGCGCGGGCCGACATCGCCGCGGAGCCCCAGACGAACGCCGCACTCGCCACGCTGCTGAGCTGGGTCGAGAGCTATCTGATGCGCGAGCATCCCGATCTCGGCCGCACCGGCGCTGTCTGTCCCTTCACCCGCCAAGCGGCACGCATCGACACCGCGCGCCTTGCGATCTGCACTGCCGGCCCGGGCGAGGAGGAGCGTGCCTTCACGCTGATCCGCAGCTGTTTCGGAGCGCTCGACGCCATTGCCTGCAAGCCGGGCATGGCGCATTTCCGCACAGTCATCATTGGCTTTCCCGGCTGCACCGACGAGCGCGGCATCGCGATGTTGCAACGCGTCCAGAAGCGGCACAAAGTCTATTCCCTGGCCCGTGGTCGCATGATCGGGCTGATGCATGAAACCTCCGAGGCGCCGGGGTTGTGGAACCATGACTTCCGGCCCTTGCGGGCGCCGCTGCCGGTGCTCGCCATCCGCCACATGGTCGAGCATGACGCACCCTTCGCTGCCCGCCATCCACTCCTGCTCGTGCCCTATCTCGCGAAGTTCCGTATGGCAGGTGGGAAGCGCCTGATCGACCATCTTCGCGGCCAGGGTTGA
- a CDS encoding RluA family pseudouridine synthase — protein MTTPERPALSQDDPPFALLHRDAMMLVIDKPAGLPVHRGPAAKGRIIPVLTDYLDALRFGLPRRPEAAHRLDKDTSGCLVLGRHPRAMAQLNQLFRDGRIEKTYWAVVEGDPAEDQGLIDLPLARRSPERGWWMKPDPAGLPSQTRYRVLGRGRFDGSAVAWLALEPLTGRTHQLRVHCAASFGPIHGDEIYGTAPRDTGPGLHLHAQSVAIPLNPKREPVKVTAPPPPHMHAALAACGWPDGDKLS, from the coding sequence ATGACCACGCCCGAGCGACCAGCCCTTTCGCAGGATGATCCGCCCTTCGCGCTGCTCCATCGCGACGCGATGATGCTCGTCATCGACAAGCCCGCGGGGCTTCCGGTGCATCGCGGCCCGGCGGCGAAAGGCCGCATCATCCCGGTGCTGACCGATTATCTCGATGCCCTGCGCTTCGGTCTGCCGCGACGCCCGGAGGCCGCGCACCGGCTCGACAAGGACACGTCGGGCTGCCTCGTGCTCGGCCGGCACCCGCGCGCCATGGCCCAGCTCAACCAGCTTTTCCGCGACGGGCGCATCGAAAAGACCTATTGGGCGGTAGTCGAAGGCGATCCCGCCGAGGACCAGGGCCTGATCGACCTGCCCTTGGCCAGGCGCTCGCCCGAGCGCGGCTGGTGGATGAAGCCGGATCCGGCGGGCCTGCCCTCGCAGACACGCTACCGCGTGCTCGGCCGCGGTCGCTTCGATGGCTCGGCCGTCGCCTGGCTGGCGCTCGAGCCGCTCACCGGCCGCACCCACCAATTGCGCGTCCACTGTGCCGCCAGCTTCGGGCCGATTCACGGTGACGAAATCTACGGAACAGCGCCTCGCGACACCGGGCCGGGCTTGCACCTGCATGCGCAGAGTGTCGCGATCCCGCTCAACCCGAAGCGCGAGCCGGTGAAGGTTACGGCTCCGCCGCCACCGCATATGCACGCAGCGCTCGCGGCCTGTGGCTGGCCTGACGGCGATAAGCTTTCCTAA
- the ftsY gene encoding signal recognition particle-docking protein FtsY, giving the protein MSETEPKKRGFFSKLFGLDQPAETQPPAPAPAPLPEPPVEPVADIVPEAEPQAPIAPEILLGEEAPLPIAVPEPVQPKRSWWRRLRDGLSRTSSALTTGISDLFTKRKLDAATLEDLEDILIQADLGLATSARIARAVGDGRYDKQIEPDEVKAILAREVEAILMPVAMPLAIDATKKPFVILMVGVNGSGKTTTIGKLAAKFRAEGKSVMLAAGDTFRAAAIEQLKVWGERTGAEVIAGQQGADAAGLAFEALQKAKANGTDVLLIDTAGRLQNKTGLMDELAKVVRVIRKLDAEAPHTALLVLDATVGQNAVSQVEAFRETAGVTGLVMTKLDGTARGGILVALAAQFGLPVHFIGVGESVDDLEPFSARDFARAVAGLGEAA; this is encoded by the coding sequence ATGAGCGAGACCGAACCGAAGAAACGCGGCTTCTTCTCGAAGCTGTTCGGGCTGGACCAGCCGGCTGAGACGCAGCCGCCTGCTCCGGCACCCGCTCCTCTCCCCGAGCCGCCGGTCGAGCCCGTGGCCGACATCGTGCCGGAAGCAGAGCCGCAGGCGCCGATCGCGCCCGAAATCCTGCTCGGCGAGGAAGCGCCGTTGCCGATCGCGGTGCCGGAGCCGGTGCAGCCGAAGCGCAGCTGGTGGCGCCGGTTGCGGGATGGCCTGTCGCGGACCTCCTCGGCGCTGACCACCGGCATCAGCGACCTCTTCACCAAGCGCAAGCTCGATGCGGCGACGCTGGAGGATCTCGAGGACATCCTGATCCAGGCCGATCTCGGCCTTGCGACCTCGGCCCGGATCGCCAGGGCGGTCGGAGACGGTCGCTATGACAAGCAGATCGAGCCGGATGAGGTGAAGGCGATCCTGGCGCGCGAGGTCGAGGCGATCCTGATGCCGGTCGCCATGCCGCTTGCGATCGACGCCACCAAAAAGCCGTTCGTGATCCTGATGGTGGGGGTCAATGGCTCGGGCAAGACGACGACGATCGGCAAGCTCGCGGCCAAGTTCCGGGCCGAGGGCAAGTCGGTGATGCTGGCGGCTGGCGACACGTTCCGCGCCGCGGCGATCGAGCAGCTCAAGGTCTGGGGCGAGCGCACCGGAGCCGAAGTGATCGCTGGCCAGCAGGGCGCTGATGCGGCCGGGCTCGCTTTCGAGGCCTTGCAGAAGGCCAAGGCCAATGGCACCGACGTGCTGCTGATCGACACGGCTGGGCGACTGCAGAACAAGACGGGGCTGATGGACGAACTGGCCAAGGTGGTGCGCGTGATCCGCAAGCTCGATGCAGAAGCGCCGCATACGGCGCTGCTCGTGCTCGACGCCACGGTCGGCCAGAACGCGGTCAGCCAGGTCGAGGCCTTCCGCGAGACCGCCGGTGTCACCGGCCTGGTGATGACCAAGCTAGACGGCACGGCGCGTGGCGGCATCCTCGTGGCCTTGGCGGCGCAGTTCGGCCTGCCCGTGCATTTCATCGGCGTCGGCGAGAGCGTCGACGACCTCGAACCGTTCTCGGCGCGCGATTTCGCCCGTGCGGTGGCAGGATTGGGAGAAGCGGCATGA
- a CDS encoding septation protein A, whose translation MSETAASTTETAKPINPLLKLALEFGPLAIFFFVNSYGDRWFGVAEDRRIFVATGIFIAASLLSLLLSKIVMNHLPRMAIVNAVVVTVFGGLTLALDDAFFIKVKPTIVNTLFGCILLGGLYFGRSLLALVLDSVLQLDEEGWRKLTLRWGLFFFVLAVLNEGVWRTQTQDFWVAFKVWGVMPLTMIFALAQTPLILKHEIKRTEAAE comes from the coding sequence ATGAGCGAAACGGCGGCGAGCACGACGGAAACGGCAAAGCCGATCAATCCGCTGCTCAAGCTGGCGCTCGAATTCGGGCCGCTGGCGATCTTCTTCTTCGTCAATTCCTATGGCGATCGCTGGTTCGGCGTCGCCGAGGACCGGCGCATCTTCGTCGCGACCGGCATCTTCATCGCAGCTTCGCTGCTTTCGCTGCTGCTGTCGAAGATCGTGATGAACCACCTGCCGCGCATGGCGATCGTCAACGCCGTCGTGGTCACCGTCTTCGGCGGGCTGACGCTCGCGCTCGACGACGCTTTCTTCATCAAGGTCAAGCCGACGATCGTGAACACGCTGTTCGGCTGCATCCTGCTCGGCGGGCTCTATTTCGGCCGCTCTCTGCTCGCACTGGTGCTCGACAGCGTGCTGCAGCTCGACGAGGAGGGCTGGCGCAAGCTGACCCTGCGCTGGGGTCTGTTCTTCTTCGTGCTCGCGGTGCTGAACGAGGGGGTCTGGCGCACGCAGACCCAGGATTTCTGGGTCGCGTTCAAGGTCTGGGGCGTGATGCCGCTGACCATGATCTTCGCCCTCGCCCAGACGCCATTGATCCTGAAGCACGAGATCAAGCGCACCGAGGCGGCGGAATAG
- a CDS encoding SDR family NAD(P)-dependent oxidoreductase, which translates to MTDRPDDRRAFIRTAMAAGLGVGLIATARAQPAPSGTFAGKVVLITGATSGIGRITAELFAAQGAKVAFCGRREALGREVEAGIRAKGGDAFYVRADVRDEAQVKAFVDATVARYGRLDIAFNNAGIDKPPAPIAATDTGEFDELISTNLRGVFLGMKHELPHLVASRGAIVNMASIGGRHSLPNIVGYGASKAAVMHMTRSAAQEYGLNVRVNAIAPGPIETAMLERVRHDWKVTNEQLASAYPARRIGRPEEVAELVLWLSSPAASYVNGQIVGVDGGGFA; encoded by the coding sequence ATGACCGACCGACCCGACGACCGCCGCGCCTTCATCCGCACCGCCATGGCCGCCGGCCTCGGCGTCGGCCTGATCGCGACCGCCCGCGCCCAGCCGGCTCCGTCCGGCACTTTTGCCGGCAAGGTCGTGCTGATCACCGGCGCGACTTCTGGCATCGGTCGCATCACGGCCGAACTCTTCGCAGCGCAAGGCGCCAAGGTCGCCTTCTGCGGCCGGCGCGAGGCGCTCGGTCGCGAGGTCGAGGCCGGCATCCGCGCCAAGGGCGGCGACGCCTTCTATGTCCGGGCCGATGTCCGCGACGAGGCGCAGGTGAAGGCCTTCGTCGACGCCACGGTCGCGCGCTACGGCCGGCTCGACATCGCTTTCAACAATGCCGGCATCGACAAGCCGCCGGCCCCGATCGCAGCGACCGACACAGGCGAATTCGACGAGCTGATCTCGACCAATCTGCGCGGCGTCTTCCTCGGCATGAAGCATGAGCTGCCGCATCTGGTCGCCAGCCGCGGCGCCATCGTCAACATGGCCTCGATCGGCGGCCGTCATTCGCTGCCGAACATCGTCGGCTACGGCGCCTCCAAGGCGGCCGTGATGCACATGACCCGCTCAGCAGCGCAGGAATACGGGCTGAACGTCCGCGTCAACGCGATCGCGCCCGGCCCGATCGAGACTGCCATGCTGGAGCGCGTGCGCCATGACTGGAAGGTGACGAACGAGCAGCTCGCCTCGGCCTATCCGGCCAGGCGCATCGGCCGGCCCGAGGAGGTCGCCGAGCTCGTGCTCTGGCTGTCGAGCCCGGCAGCGTCCTATGTCAACGGCCAGATCGTCGGTGTCGACGGCGGTGGCTTCGCCTGA
- a CDS encoding LysR family transcriptional regulator, which yields MRRGDLDGLVALLTVAEKRSFTAAAASLGVTPSAVSQSVKALEQRAGVALLARTTRDVAPTEAGRRFLERARPAVDDILSAFREAASLGDKPSGLLRLNVPRVALPILIEPILAEFCASYPEVQVEIHVDDSFANIVTEGFDAGIRIGELVEADMVAVPLSAPFRLAVVGSPDYFARHGRPQCPEELKRHACINFRQSDRSLYHWEFEEGGREFSLAVDGPIIANEANVMISAAVMGLGLAYMLDPVAEPLCQRGLLERVLEPFCPQTPGFFLYFPSRHQVLPKLRVFIDFAKARLR from the coding sequence ATGCGACGTGGCGACCTCGACGGGCTCGTGGCCCTGCTGACCGTGGCGGAGAAACGCTCCTTCACGGCGGCGGCGGCTTCACTCGGCGTCACGCCCTCGGCCGTCAGCCAGAGTGTGAAGGCGCTGGAGCAGCGTGCCGGTGTCGCGCTGCTGGCACGCACGACACGCGATGTCGCACCGACCGAGGCCGGGCGGCGCTTCCTGGAGCGGGCGCGGCCGGCGGTCGACGACATCCTTTCGGCATTCCGGGAAGCGGCAAGCCTCGGGGACAAGCCGAGCGGCCTGCTGCGGCTCAATGTGCCGCGCGTGGCGCTACCGATCCTGATCGAGCCGATCCTAGCCGAGTTCTGCGCAAGCTATCCGGAGGTCCAGGTCGAGATCCATGTCGACGACAGTTTCGCCAACATCGTCACGGAGGGTTTCGACGCTGGCATCCGCATCGGCGAATTGGTCGAGGCCGACATGGTGGCGGTGCCGTTGAGCGCGCCGTTTCGGCTCGCCGTGGTCGGCTCACCCGACTATTTCGCCCGGCATGGCCGGCCGCAGTGCCCAGAAGAGCTGAAGCGGCACGCCTGCATCAATTTCCGCCAGAGCGACCGCAGTCTCTATCATTGGGAGTTCGAGGAGGGCGGGCGCGAATTTTCGCTCGCCGTCGACGGGCCGATCATCGCCAACGAGGCCAATGTGATGATTTCAGCTGCGGTGATGGGATTGGGTCTCGCCTATATGCTCGACCCCGTCGCCGAGCCGCTTTGCCAGCGTGGCCTGCTCGAACGGGTGCTCGAGCCGTTCTGCCCGCAGACGCCGGGCTTCTTCCTGTATTTCCCCTCGCGCCACCAGGTTTTGCCGAAACTCAGGGTCTTCATCGATTTCGCCAAGGCGAGATTGCGCTAA
- a CDS encoding LysR family transcriptional regulator, protein MESLANLEAFARSAETGSFSEAARRLGLTPAAVSRNVAMLERNLGVRLFQRSTRKLTLTEAGESFREAISGNLEGLQAAIAGISSAGGEPAGVLKVSLSPTFGTSYILPLLPSFLARYPRVRPEWHFENRPVDLVAEGYDAAIGAGFELAPGLVTRALAPAHIIAVAAPAYLAGRPLPIDPSGLSALDGIVMRASRTGRVRHWTMRDAAGTEMAATLPETIVLNDPAAMREAALLGLGVALLTVPDVLPHLESGALIRLIPRWYADAGAISLYYSGRALLPAKTRAFIDHVTEAFRREQLAQRFAGSLG, encoded by the coding sequence ATGGAATCGCTCGCCAACCTCGAGGCCTTCGCCCGCAGTGCCGAGACCGGCAGCTTTTCGGAGGCCGCGCGCCGACTCGGGCTGACGCCGGCAGCGGTCAGCCGCAACGTCGCGATGCTCGAGCGCAATCTCGGCGTCAGGCTGTTCCAGCGCTCGACCCGTAAGCTCACTCTGACAGAGGCCGGCGAGAGTTTCCGGGAGGCCATATCCGGCAATCTGGAAGGGTTGCAGGCGGCGATCGCCGGGATTTCGTCAGCAGGCGGCGAGCCAGCCGGCGTGCTGAAGGTCTCGCTCAGCCCGACCTTCGGCACGAGCTATATCCTGCCGCTCCTGCCGTCTTTCCTTGCGCGCTATCCCCGAGTCAGGCCGGAATGGCACTTCGAGAACCGGCCGGTCGATCTCGTCGCCGAAGGCTATGACGCCGCGATCGGCGCCGGCTTCGAGCTAGCTCCGGGCCTCGTCACCCGCGCCTTGGCACCGGCCCATATCATCGCCGTCGCAGCGCCCGCCTATCTCGCAGGACGGCCACTGCCGATCGACCCATCGGGGCTCTCGGCCTTGGACGGCATCGTCATGCGCGCGAGCCGCACGGGCCGGGTCCGTCATTGGACGATGCGCGACGCGGCCGGAACGGAGATGGCCGCGACGCTGCCCGAAACGATCGTGCTCAATGATCCGGCGGCGATGCGCGAGGCGGCGCTGCTCGGGCTCGGCGTCGCCTTGCTCACCGTGCCCGACGTGTTGCCGCATCTGGAGAGCGGCGCCCTGATCCGGCTGATACCGCGCTGGTATGCCGATGCTGGCGCGATCTCGCTCTATTATTCGGGGCGGGCCTTGCTGCCGGCCAAGACCCGCGCCTTCATCGACCACGTGACCGAGGCGTTCCGCCGCGAGCAGCTGGCGCAGCGCTTCGCCGGCAGCCTCGGTTAG
- a CDS encoding ester cyclase: MDFASLIPTRRSMLLGAATSAAVALSGLGPAIGQSPEVDRLEANKLVVRRLIEGVQRDGDFALFEQLFAPDYVDRTPFGDVPPNRDGTRAIYQGFRRAFPDWRAVIHSQIAEGDLVTTHKTYLGTHRGEFLGIAPTGRETRFEVIDIMRVRDGRITDHWGVGDAAGLLRQLGAAN, translated from the coding sequence ATGGACTTCGCATCGCTCATCCCGACCCGCCGCAGCATGCTGCTCGGCGCTGCCACTTCCGCGGCGGTTGCCCTGTCGGGCCTCGGCCCGGCCATCGGCCAGAGCCCGGAGGTCGATCGTCTCGAAGCCAACAAGCTGGTGGTGCGCCGGCTGATCGAGGGCGTGCAGCGCGATGGTGATTTCGCCCTGTTCGAGCAGCTCTTCGCGCCGGATTATGTCGATCGCACGCCCTTTGGCGACGTCCCCCCGAACCGCGACGGCACCCGCGCGATCTACCAGGGCTTCCGCCGCGCCTTTCCCGACTGGCGCGCGGTGATTCACAGCCAGATCGCCGAGGGCGATCTGGTCACCACCCACAAGACCTATCTCGGCACGCATCGCGGCGAGTTCCTCGGCATTGCGCCGACCGGTCGCGAAACCCGCTTCGAGGTGATCGACATCATGCGCGTCCGCGACGGGCGGATCACCGACCATTGGGGCGTCGGTGACGCCGCCGGCCTGCTGCGCCAGCTCGGCGCGGCGAACTGA
- a CDS encoding NADPH-dependent F420 reductase, translating into MSSIGIIGAGQIGTAFARALAKAGIPATIANSRGPDSLAGLVRELGPVITAGTREQAASADIVLVAVNWSKLPVALAGLPDWNGRIVIDANNPIEAPLFKPAELNGRTSSEIVAGLVPGARLVKAFNHLLAKLLESDPRAEGGSRVLFLSGDDAAAKAEVAGLIDRLGFFGIDLGALAVGARLAQFPGGPLPVLNLVKFG; encoded by the coding sequence ATGTCCAGCATCGGTATCATTGGCGCCGGCCAGATCGGCACCGCCTTCGCCCGGGCGCTCGCCAAAGCGGGCATCCCGGCAACCATCGCCAACAGCCGCGGACCGGACTCGCTCGCCGGCCTGGTGCGCGAACTCGGCCCGGTGATCACGGCCGGAACGCGCGAGCAGGCGGCGTCCGCCGACATCGTGCTCGTTGCCGTGAACTGGTCGAAGCTGCCGGTGGCACTCGCCGGATTACCGGATTGGAACGGCCGGATCGTGATCGACGCCAACAATCCGATCGAGGCGCCATTGTTCAAGCCGGCCGAACTCAATGGCCGCACCTCGAGCGAGATCGTCGCAGGGCTGGTGCCCGGCGCCCGCCTGGTCAAGGCCTTCAACCATCTGCTGGCGAAGTTGCTCGAAAGTGATCCGCGCGCCGAAGGCGGCTCGCGCGTACTGTTCCTTTCGGGCGACGACGCGGCGGCGAAGGCCGAGGTTGCGGGCCTGATCGACCGCCTCGGCTTCTTCGGCATCGATCTCGGCGCGCTCGCGGTCGGCGCGCGCCTTGCCCAGTTCCCGGGCGGGCCGCTGCCGGTGCTGAACCTGGTGAAGTTCGGCTGA
- a CDS encoding SDR family NAD(P)-dependent oxidoreductase has translation MKLDSSLAAIVTGGASGLGEGTARMLASHGVKVALFDLNAERGEEVAKEIGGLFCPCDVTSEQSVDTALEKARAAHGVARIVVNCAGIAPGRRVVSKKRDTGELVAHDLATFEKAVAINLTGTFRVIAKSAVALAALDPVTEDGGRGVFVCTASVAAEDGQIGQAAYAASKAGVVGLTLPVARDLAGVGIRVVTIMPGLFETPMFAGLPDDARASLAISVPHPSRLGRASEYAALVRSIVENDMLNGTAIRLDGAIRLAPK, from the coding sequence ATGAAACTCGACTCCTCCCTCGCCGCCATCGTCACCGGCGGCGCCTCCGGCCTCGGCGAAGGCACGGCCCGCATGCTCGCCAGCCATGGCGTCAAGGTCGCCCTGTTCGATCTCAATGCCGAGCGCGGCGAAGAGGTCGCCAAGGAGATCGGCGGGCTGTTCTGCCCCTGCGATGTCACCAGTGAGCAGTCGGTCGACACGGCCCTGGAGAAAGCACGCGCCGCCCATGGCGTCGCCCGGATCGTCGTCAACTGCGCCGGCATCGCGCCGGGCCGCCGCGTCGTCTCGAAGAAGCGCGACACCGGCGAGCTCGTCGCCCATGACCTCGCCACCTTCGAGAAGGCGGTCGCGATCAACCTGACAGGTACTTTCCGCGTCATCGCCAAATCGGCGGTCGCGCTCGCCGCGCTCGATCCGGTCACCGAGGATGGCGGCCGCGGCGTCTTCGTCTGCACGGCCTCCGTCGCCGCCGAGGACGGCCAGATCGGCCAGGCCGCCTATGCCGCCTCGAAAGCCGGCGTGGTCGGCTTGACGCTGCCGGTCGCCCGCGATCTCGCCGGCGTCGGCATCCGCGTGGTCACGATCATGCCCGGCCTGTTCGAGACACCGATGTTCGCCGGCCTGCCCGACGACGCCCGCGCCTCGCTCGCCATCTCGGTGCCGCACCCCTCGCGCCTCGGCCGGGCGTCGGAATATGCCGCGCTGGTCAGGAGCATCGTCGAGAATGACATGTTGAACGGCACCGCGATCCGCCTCGACGGCGCCATCCGCCTCGCGCCGAAGTAG
- a CDS encoding YkvA family protein has translation MSDSFGFGQSFTREEMAAIRKSLRDEARFGSEFIGRLKRVAKRIPFAEDLLAAWVCARDPATPRRVKLTLLAALGYFVLPLDALPDVMPLLGFTDDAAVIAAALAAVAGSITPQHRQRAKEMLTDL, from the coding sequence ATGAGCGACAGCTTCGGTTTCGGACAGAGTTTCACGCGCGAGGAGATGGCGGCGATCCGCAAGAGCCTGCGTGACGAGGCGCGTTTCGGGTCCGAGTTCATCGGCCGGCTGAAGCGGGTGGCGAAGCGCATTCCCTTCGCCGAGGACCTGCTCGCCGCCTGGGTCTGCGCGCGCGATCCGGCGACGCCACGGCGGGTCAAGCTGACGCTGCTGGCGGCGCTCGGCTATTTTGTGCTGCCGCTCGATGCCCTGCCCGACGTGATGCCGTTGCTCGGCTTCACCGACGATGCCGCGGTGATCGCAGCCGCGCTCGCTGCCGTGGCCGGCTCGATCACGCCGCAGCACCGCCAGAGGGCCAAGGAGATGCTGACCGATCTCTGA